The genomic window GCGGGTCATCGACTGAACGACGAAGGCCGCAACGCTCAACCTCCATCGGTTGATGCGTCACTATTGGCACAATTGAAGGCGTGGCTGTGCATCCCGCTTGAGACCCCGTTGATCAACAAGCTGAGGCTGAGGAGGTCCCTTCAACGGTGATGTCGGTGCGTCGAAGTGGGAGGCTGACTGCTAAGACCAAGGCCTCCAACCTGACTGTCCAGGCACAAAATATGCTGAAGCAAAAGCTAGGGATCACAGAGGCACAAGGTTCGAACCCTTCGGATTTGGACAGTATCAAGGCCTTCTTCGTTGCGCCGTTGTCGCCCTCCGAACAGGAGGCCCTTCAGGCACTCTTTGCTCCAGATTTCGATCCGATGGCCATGAAGCTGAACATCATTGGCTTCGAGCACGACGCTTTTTAGCCACTGAATTCAAGGCCTGCTGTGTTTGTCCCTATGCTTGACCCCCTCACGGTTGCTAAGTAGTTTCTTTTGTAATCACAAAAATGTGAGCTCTGTCGGTATTTGGCTCGGTAATCACAAACTACCGTCCCAGCTTTAAATTGTAAAACTCTTCTTCTGCTTAATGAATACCGTGTCAATGGCACGTTTGAGAAAAGATCGTAGTATACATACATCAAATCTGTAACACTTGTTGCTCACAAAGATAATTTTTCCAGAATGTGAAGGCATTCCAAACTTGGCATGATCGCCTTTGCTGTTCTATCATAGAGATGACGAGGAAAACTTTGAGCAATTATGTTGGTCACACTCAAGTGATGTAAAATTTTCCCACTTTCCTTGGGGCTCTCTTacctcaaaatttaaattgaACTGTTCAAGTTCCTTAAACGTATTAAGGATACAAATGTGGTCCCATCCAATCCAACCTATGTCCGGACCATTCAGGTATATCATGGGGTTCTTGAGGAAACATATGGCcaccattgtctgtgatgataaGAATAGCTAACGAACAGTTTTTGAAGTTTAGGGGGGATCAAAATCCGGTTTTATAtatgagggagaaaaaccaaACTTCATGAATTGTGGACGGGTTAAAAGGAGTATTTCTCTGGCATGCGTTCATTTGTTCTGTGAAATTACCGGCAATGACACTCCGGAGAGAGAAAAGATGAGAGAATCAAAGAGTTTTCAGCAATTTCAGCAATAGCCTTCACTAATCATCAGGTTTAGAGCATCCACAGTAGACACTCAGCATGGTTCTTTATCACAAAATTTAGAAATAAAAAAGCTCCAATAGACTTTAAACCACTCTCTGTCTTTTCCTCTATCCAAAATCACTCTTCTCGCTTTTTATTTTTGGGGAGGCTACATGAATCTCTAAAATCTAAATGCAATATGATGGTTTTCTTATAATTCTTTCACACAAGAAATTTATGATAAACTATTGGAGTATAGagaacaaaaaatgaaaaatcCATTGGAGACATGAGAAATATATAAAGAGAATATTCATTGATTGACTCTCCAGATAGACATATAGAGCCCCTTTAATTTGCTCTTATAATACTCCAAGTGGAAATTTATTTTCCGATTCTATGTACTATATGGTTTTAGTGGTTAATATatgggttttttttttaaaaatttctggTCCAAAATTACAACCGGATGAATCTCCTTGTAACGCAAATTAAACGAAATGCACGCTCCAAGTTCCTTTTAGCCTCATAAAATGATGTCAATGTCGCTTTGTCACTTTGACACTGAGGAAACATTACAGCATCTTTTTTTCCAATGTCCTTTTGCCATGTGCTGCTGGAATACTCTGGGTCTTGCCCACTTGATCCAAGATGATCTTCTCGATTCTCTTTCAACCTTCAGACTACAATTATAGCAGCCTTTCTTCATGGAAATAATTATATCATATGCATGTGCTGGGCCATCTGGGCTGCTTGAAATGACAATATCTTCAGAGATATGCAGCACTCTCTGAATAATTGCAAGTTTACTTTCAAGAAAGAGTTAGCTCTATTAAGCTTAGAGCTAAAGGCAAATATCAACCCAAGTTAGATCAATGGCTAGAAGGCTTTGTGTAATACTCatgattttctttatttctttatttgtttCCTGAGCTTCATGCTCAGCCCCTGTATTTATACATTAAAAGTTTTAATTCAATAAAATCCAGTAGGGGGGAACACCTCCTGTTTCATCAGAAAAATGATGTCAATGTCATACGTACAGCTGCACACAAAACTACAAAtcatggatcatggatggatcaAAATCCAAAAATCTAGCATTTTAACTGTACAAATAATGCTCATAATCGTGTTCAACGCACTCGGAATTTCTCCGCGCATTTGCAGTGACATGCAGAGATCAATTGAGGAATTTCAGGTAGTCCCTGAGGTCGGTGGGAAAGCACGGGTACTGCCTCCAGAATGCGCCGTGCACCCTGAGGAGCTTCGCCGCCTTCTCCTTGGTGGAAGCCGAGTTCTCCACCTGCAGGAGCGCCAGCAGCTTCCCCACGCCGCCGCTCATCAGCATGTCATCCAGCACCCTCTCCCCGGGCGTCACCGCGCACGCCACCAGCCACAGCACGCTCACGGCCAGCCTGCTGGCGAGGACCGACACGCGCAGCATCGTCCGCGCCACGGCCGACACTGCCAGCGCGTGCTCCGCGAAGGCGAGCCGGCCCTCGGGGCACTTGCACAGGCGCTTGAGAAGGAGGAGCGCGCGCTCGGCGACTCGGCGATCGGCGTCGGGGAGGAGCTCCACGAGCACGCAGACGGCGCCCACCTCCACGGCCTTGGCGCGCCGAGCGCCGCGGGAGCGCGCCGTGACGTCGAGGAGCACGTCGAGCGCGCGGGAGCTCAACTTCGCTGAGGCACCATCGGACAGGAGCTCGAGGAGGGACTTGACCAGGTCGTCGACGTCCACACCAGGGGTCCAGTCACGCTGGGCGCCACTGGCACTGGAGATCTTGGCGAGGATGGCCATAGCGTGCAGCCTCGACTCGGCGCTGCCGCGCTGCACCACCGCGACCACGGGCTTCATGCACTCGGGTTTGAGCACGAGCTCCACCGACGCGTCGTCGGAGAGAGGGAGCGTGGCGAGGACCGCGCCGGCCTCCTCGCACGTCCGGAACTCCGAGAAGTCTCCACCGGCGCAGCTCTCCACCAGCGCCTGTGTCATGACGCGGCCGAGCACCTGAATGCCGCCGTAGGCGACGAAGTCCTCCTGCGCTGCCACGTCTTCATCCATGCAGCGCCTGAGGTTCTTGAGCGCGGTGACCTTGAACGGCGTGGCCTCAATGCCAGCGAGCACCGACGGTAGCTTTTCCCGCGCCAGCTTATTACACAGCGGCGTGCTCGACGACGATgacgaagaggaggaggaggcgcggtGAAGCCAGGTGGAGATGACGCGCTTCAGAGTGTGGTTGGGCGTGAGGTCGAAGGAATTCAGCCGCTGCATGGTGGCCGGGCACGTCGTCTTGCCGTACTTGAAGAACCACCGCTCTATGCTTCGGCGATCGTAGGTGACGCCGGTGGACACCGTGACGGGGTCCTCCATCAGCTCCATGGAGATGGGACACAAGAACAGCTGAGGCGGCTCCTCCATGGCCATCACCTAGAATCGAACTCTATCTGGGGCAAATCCAAGCAGCTGAAACTGGCA from Miscanthus floridulus cultivar M001 chromosome 11, ASM1932011v1, whole genome shotgun sequence includes these protein-coding regions:
- the LOC136490599 gene encoding E3 ubiquitin-protein ligase PUB23-like, translated to MAMEEPPQLFLCPISMELMEDPVTVSTGVTYDRRSIERWFFKYGKTTCPATMQRLNSFDLTPNHTLKRVISTWLHRASSSSSSSSSSTPLCNKLAREKLPSVLAGIEATPFKVTALKNLRRCMDEDVAAQEDFVAYGGIQVLGRVMTQALVESCAGGDFSEFRTCEEAGAVLATLPLSDDASVELVLKPECMKPVVAVVQRGSAESRLHAMAILAKISSASGAQRDWTPGVDVDDLVKSLLELLSDGASAKLSSRALDVLLDVTARSRGARRAKAVEVGAVCVLVELLPDADRRVAERALLLLKRLCKCPEGRLAFAEHALAVSAVARTMLRVSVLASRLAVSVLWLVACAVTPGERVLDDMLMSGGVGKLLALLQVENSASTKEKAAKLLRVHGAFWRQYPCFPTDLRDYLKFLN